The Bifidobacterium eulemuris genome includes a window with the following:
- a CDS encoding YebC/PmpR family DNA-binding transcriptional regulator yields MSGHSKWATTKHKKAAIDAKRGKLFAKLIKNIEIAARMGGGDPDGNPSLADAIYKAKKASMPADNIKRAVKRGSGEEAGGANYEDIVYEGYAPAGVGLIIECLTDNRNRAAADVRSTLTKGNGSLATTGSVNFNFERKGQIAIPSEGVDFDDLFEKAAEAGAEDVADEGEMFVVTTDPSDMHTVRQALLDAGYEYDSADLVMAPKNEVELSLEDARKVSKLIDNLDDLDDVQNIYSNWTASDEVMAQLDEE; encoded by the coding sequence ATGTCAGGGCATTCCAAGTGGGCGACCACCAAGCACAAGAAGGCCGCCATCGACGCCAAGCGCGGCAAGCTCTTCGCCAAGCTCATCAAGAACATCGAGATCGCGGCCCGTATGGGCGGCGGCGATCCGGACGGCAACCCGAGCCTTGCCGACGCCATCTACAAGGCGAAGAAGGCCTCCATGCCGGCCGACAACATCAAGCGCGCCGTCAAGCGCGGCTCCGGTGAGGAAGCCGGCGGCGCCAACTATGAGGACATCGTCTACGAGGGCTACGCTCCCGCCGGCGTGGGCCTGATCATCGAATGTCTGACCGACAACCGCAACCGCGCGGCCGCCGACGTGCGCTCCACCCTGACCAAGGGCAACGGCTCGCTGGCCACCACCGGTTCCGTGAACTTCAACTTCGAACGCAAGGGCCAGATCGCCATCCCGTCCGAGGGTGTGGACTTCGACGACCTGTTCGAGAAGGCCGCCGAGGCCGGTGCAGAGGATGTGGCCGACGAGGGCGAGATGTTCGTCGTCACCACCGACCCCTCCGACATGCACACGGTGCGTCAGGCCCTGCTGGACGCCGGCTACGAGTACGACTCCGCCGATCTGGTCATGGCTCCGAAGAACGAGGTGGAGCTCAGCCTCGAGGACGCCCGCAAGGTCTCCAAGCTCATCGACAACCTCGATGATCTCGACGACGTGCAGAACATCTACTCCAACTGGACCGCCTCCGACGAGGTGATGGCCCAGCTCGACGAGGAGTAA
- the ruvC gene encoding crossover junction endodeoxyribonuclease RuvC yields MIILGVDPGLTRCGVGVIEAGAHRRLSFIHVDIVRSSPDISQDLRLLAVYNGLAEKMERFAPDAVSIERVFAQSNRNTVLGTAQAAGMAMLAAAQRGIPVALHTPTEAKLAITGNGQAEKIQVERMVTRILNLSKMPTPADAADALALAICHALRPSGALQGGEREQHLTPAQRQWAEAAQKSSRRRINADRGM; encoded by the coding sequence GTGATCATCCTTGGCGTCGACCCCGGGCTCACACGCTGCGGGGTCGGCGTGATCGAAGCCGGCGCGCACCGCCGGCTTTCGTTTATCCACGTCGACATCGTGCGTTCCTCGCCGGATATCTCGCAGGATCTGCGATTGTTGGCGGTGTACAACGGGCTGGCGGAGAAGATGGAGCGATTCGCGCCCGACGCGGTGTCCATCGAACGCGTGTTCGCCCAGTCGAACCGCAACACCGTGCTCGGCACCGCGCAGGCGGCCGGCATGGCGATGTTGGCCGCGGCGCAACGCGGCATTCCTGTGGCCCTGCATACGCCCACCGAGGCGAAGCTGGCGATCACCGGCAACGGCCAGGCGGAGAAAATTCAGGTGGAGCGTATGGTCACGCGCATCCTCAACCTGTCGAAGATGCCGACTCCGGCCGACGCGGCCGACGCGTTGGCGTTGGCGATCTGCCATGCGCTGCGCCCGTCCGGCGCGTTGCAAGGCGGTGAACGCGAACAGCATCTGACGCCCGCGCAACGCCAATGGGCCGAAGCCGCGCAAAAATCCTCCCGCCGCCGCATCAACGCAGACCGTGGAATGTGA
- the thrS gene encoding threonine--tRNA ligase encodes MAASPISITVNGEAKEVEATTTGTELFADDKNIIAVRLNGELRDLYTPLSDGDTVEAVALDSEDGLNIMRHSATHVMAQAVQEIYPNAKLGVGPVIENGFYYDFDVDTPFTPEDLKDIEKRMQRIIKSSQSFRRRVVTEEEALAEEADQPYKIELINDKQAHLDPEAATEIDEKELSFYDNVDRDGNVVWKDLCRGPHLPNTRFIKAFKIERSAAAYWRGSEKNPMLQRIYGVAFFTKDDLKAYQTRLEEAAKRDHRKLGASMDLFSFPDDIGPGLAVFHPKGAAIINAMEDYSREMHRKHHYSFVQTPHITKGGLYETSGHLHWYKDGMYPAMHLDEERDAEGNITKPGADYYLKPMNCPMHNLIFKARQRSYRELPLRLFEFGTVYRYEKSGEVHGLTRVRGLTQDDSHIYCTREQMKDELANLLTFVLNLLKDFGLTDFYLELSTKDEHKYVGSDEIWEEATNTLREVAEASHLDLVADPGGAAFYGPKISVQARDAIGRTWQVSTIQLDFNLPERFDLEYIAADGTHQRPVMIHRALFGSIERFFAVLLEHYAGAFPAWLAPVQVLGVPVTDEVAPHLAGFVKSLEDEMVRCEVDYSADRFGKKIRNASKSKVPFILIVGDEDMTNNAVSFRFRDGSQLNGVPVDEARAKILKVIAKRVQVNSADDFTAATAE; translated from the coding sequence ATGGCTGCAAGCCCCATCTCCATTACGGTCAACGGCGAAGCGAAGGAGGTGGAGGCAACCACCACCGGCACCGAGCTGTTCGCGGACGACAAGAACATCATCGCCGTGCGTCTCAACGGCGAACTGCGCGACCTCTACACTCCGCTGAGCGACGGCGACACGGTCGAAGCCGTGGCCCTCGACTCCGAGGACGGTCTGAACATCATGCGCCACTCGGCCACGCACGTCATGGCGCAGGCCGTGCAGGAGATCTACCCGAACGCCAAGCTGGGCGTCGGACCGGTTATCGAGAACGGCTTCTACTACGACTTCGACGTGGACACGCCCTTCACTCCGGAGGATCTCAAGGACATCGAGAAGCGCATGCAGCGCATCATCAAATCCTCCCAGTCGTTCCGCCGCCGCGTGGTGACCGAGGAAGAGGCTCTGGCCGAGGAGGCCGACCAGCCGTACAAGATCGAGCTCATCAACGACAAGCAGGCGCATCTCGACCCCGAGGCCGCCACCGAAATCGATGAGAAGGAGCTGAGCTTCTACGACAACGTGGACCGCGACGGCAATGTGGTGTGGAAGGACCTGTGCCGCGGCCCCCACCTGCCGAACACCCGTTTCATCAAGGCGTTCAAGATCGAGCGTTCCGCCGCGGCCTACTGGCGCGGCAGCGAGAAGAACCCGATGCTGCAGCGCATCTACGGCGTGGCGTTCTTCACCAAGGATGATCTGAAGGCCTACCAGACCCGTCTCGAGGAGGCCGCCAAGCGCGACCACCGCAAGCTCGGCGCGTCCATGGACCTGTTCTCCTTCCCGGACGACATCGGTCCCGGTCTGGCCGTGTTCCACCCCAAGGGCGCCGCGATCATCAACGCCATGGAGGACTACTCGCGCGAGATGCACCGCAAGCACCACTACAGCTTCGTGCAGACCCCGCACATCACCAAGGGTGGCCTGTACGAGACCTCCGGCCACCTGCACTGGTACAAGGACGGCATGTATCCGGCCATGCACCTCGACGAGGAGCGCGACGCGGAAGGCAACATCACCAAGCCGGGCGCGGACTACTACCTGAAGCCCATGAACTGCCCGATGCACAACCTGATCTTCAAGGCGCGCCAGCGTTCCTACCGCGAGCTGCCGCTGCGCCTGTTCGAGTTCGGCACCGTGTACCGCTACGAGAAGTCGGGCGAGGTGCACGGCCTGACCCGCGTGCGCGGCCTGACGCAGGACGATTCCCACATCTACTGCACCCGCGAGCAGATGAAGGACGAGCTGGCCAACCTGCTCACCTTCGTGCTGAATCTGCTCAAGGACTTCGGCCTGACCGACTTCTATCTGGAGCTGAGCACCAAGGACGAGCACAAGTACGTCGGCTCCGACGAGATCTGGGAGGAGGCCACCAACACGTTGCGCGAGGTGGCCGAGGCTTCCCATCTCGACCTCGTGGCCGATCCGGGCGGCGCCGCGTTCTACGGTCCGAAGATCTCCGTGCAGGCCCGCGACGCGATCGGCCGCACCTGGCAGGTCTCGACCATCCAGCTCGACTTCAACCTGCCAGAGCGCTTCGACCTCGAATACATCGCGGCCGACGGCACGCACCAGCGTCCGGTGATGATCCACCGCGCTCTGTTCGGTTCCATAGAACGTTTCTTCGCCGTGCTGCTCGAACACTATGCGGGCGCGTTCCCGGCGTGGCTCGCCCCCGTGCAGGTGCTCGGCGTGCCGGTGACGGACGAGGTCGCGCCGCATCTGGCCGGTTTCGTCAAGTCCCTCGAGGACGAGATGGTGCGCTGCGAGGTGGATTACTCCGCCGATCGCTTCGGCAAGAAAATCCGCAACGCATCCAAGTCCAAGGTGCCGTTCATCCTCATCGTGGGCGACGAGGACATGACCAACAACGCGGTGAGCTTCCGCTTCCGCGACGGCAGCCAGCTCAACGGCGTGCCGGTGGACGAGGCCCGCGCCAAGATCCTCAAGGTGATCGCCAAGCGCGTGCAGGTCAACTCCGCCGACGATTTCACCGCCGCCACCGCGGAATAA
- a CDS encoding HIT family protein: MTDEHVRVDDPAGFPPQEDAVERLWTPQRMTYVLRGSDDRPAKPKAKECPFCAGPAKSDEDGLIAWRGTHVFAIMNLYPYNVGHLMICPYRHVGLLTDLDDAELFEFEKATTLAMKVMETVSHPDGYNIGINQGEVAGAGVAAHLHQHVVPRWNGDANFMPIVAQTRTMPILLSDQRTAYAAAFADLAPRFGLPASSTI, translated from the coding sequence ATGACCGACGAACACGTGCGTGTCGATGATCCGGCAGGGTTCCCTCCGCAGGAGGACGCGGTCGAACGCTTGTGGACTCCGCAGCGCATGACCTATGTGCTGCGTGGTTCCGACGACCGCCCCGCCAAACCGAAAGCCAAGGAGTGCCCGTTCTGCGCGGGACCTGCCAAGTCCGATGAGGACGGCCTGATCGCGTGGCGCGGCACGCATGTGTTCGCCATCATGAACCTCTACCCGTACAACGTGGGCCATCTTATGATCTGCCCGTACCGTCATGTGGGGCTTCTCACCGACTTGGACGACGCCGAGCTCTTCGAGTTCGAGAAGGCGACCACGCTGGCCATGAAGGTGATGGAGACCGTTTCGCATCCCGACGGATACAACATCGGCATCAATCAGGGCGAGGTGGCCGGCGCGGGCGTGGCCGCGCACCTGCACCAGCATGTTGTGCCGCGGTGGAACGGCGATGCCAACTTCATGCCGATCGTCGCGCAAACCCGCACCATGCCGATTCTGCTCTCCGACCAGCGGACCGCCTACGCGGCGGCCTTCGCGGATCTCGCGCCGCGGTTCGGCCTACCCGCGTCTTCCACTATCTGA
- the ruvA gene encoding Holliday junction branch migration protein RuvA, whose protein sequence is MIGMLTGRVESVDADSALIDVGGVGYEVRMPAADLGRIHMGQEVRVHTYLNVSQDAITLHGFLDAAAKKTFLQLIKVSGIGPKVAQSLLSTLTPGQLARAIADNDATALAKAPGLGKKGAQKIILELKGSIDLSQVEGTAASANAQTAEEDAGTHQVVEGLMSLGWRQQDAEQAVAEACRDNAIATPLAAEDVPRVLRLALTLMDRGR, encoded by the coding sequence ATGATTGGAATGCTGACCGGGCGGGTGGAATCCGTGGATGCCGATTCCGCACTAATCGACGTCGGGGGAGTGGGATACGAGGTGCGTATGCCCGCCGCCGATCTGGGCCGCATCCATATGGGCCAGGAGGTGCGCGTCCACACCTATCTCAATGTGTCGCAGGACGCCATCACCTTGCACGGCTTCCTCGACGCCGCCGCGAAGAAAACCTTCCTGCAGTTGATCAAGGTCTCCGGCATCGGCCCCAAGGTCGCCCAGTCGTTGCTTTCCACGCTCACGCCCGGCCAGCTGGCCCGCGCGATCGCGGACAACGACGCCACGGCCCTCGCCAAAGCGCCGGGTTTGGGCAAGAAGGGCGCGCAGAAGATCATCCTCGAACTCAAGGGATCGATCGACTTGAGCCAGGTCGAGGGAACCGCCGCTTCCGCGAACGCCCAGACAGCCGAGGAGGACGCCGGCACGCATCAGGTGGTCGAGGGCCTAATGTCGCTCGGCTGGCGTCAGCAGGACGCCGAACAGGCGGTGGCCGAGGCGTGCCGAGACAACGCCATCGCCACGCCGCTCGCAGCCGAGGATGTGCCGCGTGTGCTGCGGCTCGCTTTGACTCTTATGGATAGGGGACGCTGA
- a CDS encoding response regulator transcription factor codes for MGTLGESPTVAIVDNDRFTRRAIRQVLEDGGFSVVWDRASGLAAEHLVMQTQTRPDVLLLDMSLDEQSGVEVCRSIRRSIADIRILGITAFPPDIYAGSLAQAGAQGLVTKESDRQLLSAIHALLDGGTYCPQVPSVTFSTATKAFTAQQKTRAKDESPLTDRERAVLESYERTGSYKITASQLGISDSTARNIMHHAKRRLGATSTAAAIVAWHERQPKKARR; via the coding sequence ATGGGAACTTTGGGGGAGTCGCCCACAGTGGCGATAGTGGACAACGACCGATTCACCAGACGCGCGATACGGCAGGTTCTCGAGGATGGTGGCTTCTCAGTGGTCTGGGACAGGGCCAGCGGTCTGGCGGCGGAACATCTGGTCATGCAAACGCAGACACGGCCGGATGTGCTGTTGCTGGACATGTCGCTTGACGAACAATCCGGCGTGGAAGTGTGTCGGTCGATTCGCCGTAGCATCGCGGATATCCGCATTCTCGGCATCACCGCGTTCCCTCCGGATATTTATGCCGGGTCTCTTGCCCAGGCCGGCGCACAGGGACTGGTCACCAAGGAATCCGACCGTCAACTGCTGTCCGCAATCCACGCGTTGCTCGACGGTGGAACATACTGTCCGCAGGTGCCATCCGTGACGTTCTCTACCGCGACCAAGGCGTTTACCGCTCAGCAGAAGACCAGGGCAAAGGACGAGAGCCCGCTGACGGACCGGGAACGCGCGGTACTGGAGAGCTACGAGCGGACGGGATCCTACAAGATCACCGCCAGCCAGCTGGGAATCAGCGATTCCACCGCGCGCAACATCATGCATCACGCCAAACGACGTCTTGGCGCGACCAGTACAGCGGCAGCGATCGTGGCTTGGCATGAACGCCAGCCGAAGAAGGCACGTCGATGA
- a CDS encoding type 2 periplasmic-binding domain-containing protein — protein sequence MAKTLTGRGVRVLLCIICSLAVIANGIGWWLQQATRDAAPLVVVYAHEKGQQSAAGSHWARLVSSACDCDIVWRDVTPDSTESRAVYGLASYQGNPELDGLSVPDVFVSFSQVTGPDTIARGYADDYLDFHRYLDRMPNVTRYFAEVPQAFVAAQRGDRSIRSIPGDSGEDYDGSMAHMFINRAWLERLGLDVPTTWDQLTDVLRAFRDGDPNGNGEADEIPFAIRPTENNDPGGTETFEPDGWQLLLNSTGTPTQLNEQAGQNLFAGMDSSVKDISASNAVRRVGDYLADLASEGLVPSESFARSYALKQANEAMREAMQSDGGGVPSDSGGAGSSTLVGSTFVGTTFAEYESQLSAPIPLVGVAFAFDASAFEPNEDQYESISIPAERDGVQPTWDRSGRVRFNLNGVSVRANTRHRDDALRVVDALFDESVSLAQFYGEEAVDITHEDGRTMVSVQGDGTYPLGYGRAFVGWIRPGTIIVGDKPRERYVAADKPYREIYRRMGADGVFPMGMYLPATSGTGIGSVTDQWLAEQVCNASVPYDRDKAWNAYVRAQSEDSARAGQRREWQREYDRYMERDKTLR from the coding sequence ATGGCCAAGACATTGACGGGACGTGGCGTTCGCGTACTCCTGTGCATCATATGCTCCTTGGCTGTCATAGCGAACGGCATCGGATGGTGGCTTCAGCAGGCAACCCGGGATGCCGCTCCGCTGGTGGTCGTCTACGCGCATGAGAAAGGGCAGCAGTCCGCGGCGGGCAGCCATTGGGCACGACTGGTATCCTCCGCATGCGACTGCGACATCGTCTGGCGCGATGTGACGCCGGACAGTACAGAGTCCAGGGCCGTATATGGTTTGGCCAGTTATCAAGGCAACCCCGAACTGGACGGCTTGTCGGTTCCCGACGTATTCGTCTCATTCAGCCAGGTGACCGGACCGGACACCATCGCCCGTGGATACGCCGACGACTATCTCGATTTTCACCGATATCTCGATCGCATGCCGAATGTGACTCGGTACTTCGCGGAGGTTCCCCAGGCGTTCGTCGCCGCGCAGCGAGGCGACAGATCAATCCGTTCCATCCCGGGGGACTCCGGCGAGGACTATGACGGGTCCATGGCGCATATGTTCATCAACCGAGCTTGGTTGGAACGGCTGGGACTGGACGTTCCAACCACATGGGACCAGCTGACCGACGTGCTGAGGGCTTTCCGTGACGGCGATCCCAACGGCAACGGCGAGGCGGACGAGATCCCATTCGCCATCAGGCCCACCGAGAACAACGATCCTGGTGGCACCGAGACGTTCGAGCCCGACGGATGGCAGCTGTTGCTGAACTCCACCGGCACGCCCACTCAACTCAACGAACAGGCCGGGCAGAACCTGTTCGCAGGCATGGATTCGTCCGTAAAGGACATCTCCGCATCCAACGCCGTACGGAGGGTGGGTGATTACCTCGCCGATCTCGCGTCCGAAGGACTGGTTCCCTCGGAATCGTTCGCAAGATCATACGCGCTGAAACAAGCTAACGAGGCGATGCGCGAGGCCATGCAGTCGGACGGGGGAGGGGTTCCCTCCGATTCCGGCGGCGCAGGCTCGTCAACGCTTGTCGGTTCCACATTCGTTGGCACCACATTCGCCGAATACGAATCCCAATTATCCGCGCCGATTCCGTTGGTGGGAGTGGCGTTCGCCTTCGACGCTTCGGCATTCGAACCCAACGAAGACCAGTACGAGTCCATCTCCATTCCCGCCGAGCGTGATGGTGTCCAACCCACCTGGGACCGCAGCGGCCGTGTGCGTTTCAATCTCAATGGCGTATCGGTGAGGGCGAATACCCGGCATAGGGATGACGCGTTGCGGGTCGTGGACGCGCTGTTCGACGAATCGGTTTCCCTCGCCCAATTCTATGGGGAGGAGGCCGTCGACATCACGCATGAGGACGGCCGGACCATGGTGAGCGTGCAGGGGGACGGCACGTATCCGCTCGGATATGGACGCGCGTTCGTCGGTTGGATTCGCCCTGGAACCATCATCGTGGGGGACAAACCCCGCGAGCGCTATGTGGCGGCCGACAAGCCGTATCGGGAAATCTATCGTCGCATGGGGGCGGACGGCGTATTCCCCATGGGCATGTATCTGCCCGCGACAAGTGGCACCGGCATCGGGAGCGTCACAGACCAGTGGCTGGCCGAACAGGTATGCAATGCATCGGTTCCATATGATCGTGATAAGGCCTGGAACGCATACGTCCGTGCACAATCGGAGGATTCCGCACGCGCCGGCCAGAGGCGGGAATGGCAGAGGGAATACGATCGCTACATGGAGCGGGACAAGACTCTGCGTTAG
- a CDS encoding sensor histidine kinase, whose translation MLIALVCAVSFAAFLAGPLRRVMITSPDLAAMYALLLVLLTVNIAFPRVAGIGMAVLSMVSVVVFLNVYESPFSLAEVIPILVAYLMGSLAYSATIGISLPCCVMVCLSYVLPHRYLIPMAGLLVPDIGCVLECIAAFALGYALRLQTQLKNQQTQENELLRLRAQSEKLNRMRTRVNLQRLIHDSIAGDLSYIALITRPHAGQPVDADRIETVHHHAVAALTHTRQAIAMLSDETPLVDGTVEYPALPNPVMPDTVMQQSGAVPADLAKMIAQCDADLRRLGMDGGTTVLTAPDFTLGQDSESLARWDTVMSLMHEIYANIVTHGQLDGVYAVQIRLVNGEARIHAENETGESTSMSPILGSGTGLARQRRRIEQAHGSLDIFTQDGRFSLFAEIPLVIQ comes from the coding sequence ATGCTCATCGCGCTTGTCTGCGCCGTATCGTTCGCGGCGTTCCTTGCTGGCCCGCTGCGCCGCGTCATGATCACAAGTCCCGATCTCGCCGCCATGTATGCGCTGCTGCTGGTTCTGCTCACCGTCAACATCGCGTTCCCCCGCGTGGCGGGAATCGGTATGGCTGTACTGTCGATGGTGTCCGTCGTGGTGTTCCTGAACGTCTACGAATCGCCGTTCTCGCTGGCCGAAGTGATACCGATACTCGTGGCCTATCTGATGGGGTCGCTGGCGTATTCGGCCACGATCGGCATCTCGCTACCGTGCTGTGTGATGGTGTGCTTATCCTATGTGCTGCCTCATCGTTACCTCATACCGATGGCGGGTCTGTTGGTGCCGGACATCGGCTGTGTGCTCGAATGCATCGCGGCCTTCGCCTTGGGTTACGCGCTTCGATTGCAGACACAGCTGAAAAACCAGCAGACGCAGGAGAACGAACTGCTGCGTCTGCGAGCGCAATCCGAAAAACTGAATCGCATGAGGACTCGTGTGAATCTGCAACGCTTGATCCATGACTCCATCGCCGGTGATCTCTCCTATATCGCATTGATCACCAGACCCCACGCCGGTCAGCCGGTGGACGCGGACCGCATCGAGACGGTCCATCACCATGCCGTCGCGGCACTGACCCATACCCGTCAAGCCATCGCCATGCTCAGCGACGAGACGCCGCTTGTCGACGGTACGGTTGAATATCCCGCTTTGCCAAATCCCGTTATGCCCGACACGGTTATGCAGCAATCTGGGGCCGTACCTGCCGATTTGGCGAAGATGATCGCGCAATGCGATGCCGATCTGCGGAGGTTGGGGATGGACGGCGGAACGACCGTGCTGACCGCACCCGACTTCACACTCGGACAGGATTCCGAAAGCCTTGCTCGATGGGATACTGTGATGTCGCTGATGCACGAGATATACGCCAACATCGTGACGCACGGCCAGTTGGATGGGGTCTATGCCGTCCAAATCCGCCTGGTCAACGGCGAGGCGCGCATCCATGCGGAGAACGAGACGGGTGAGAGCACGTCGATGTCGCCCATTCTCGGATCGGGAACGGGCCTTGCCCGCCAACGCCGACGCATCGAGCAGGCCCACGGCTCGCTCGATATCTTCACGCAGGACGGACGTTTCTCGCTTTTCGCGGAGATTCCCCTCGTCATCCAGTGA
- a CDS encoding peptidoglycan-binding domain-containing protein → MKQHQGNHHYGAQILVWSLMSAIIAVSVTVEACALWLPDRTPNVLSEAKIIASAPTSVQDYSGNQPVTVVPTVSASQTLLSNVSGIVTADQSGQGLVSGKAAFAVNGRAIIALSTSTPLYRNLKIGDSGEDVRAVNNELNRLGYNSQPESDLFQWSTSDGWRQLMWDNGNESNGELFIADTLWIPNTTVAVDAWTARQGTQTTAGSQVGEVPGLITALTVKNGQPSQQDRTLTVAKLTATLPAGTTTITDPVFLQQFTNSEEVTSLSPESLTAGLSATLSLSKPLLVLRVPAGAVFDVNGQYGCIAPASGKDKGKPIRMDIVGNELGVSLLKSEQVDIQQIRTVMLGETLSGLVCK, encoded by the coding sequence ATGAAGCAACATCAGGGAAACCATCATTATGGTGCACAAATCCTCGTATGGTCGTTAATGTCAGCGATCATTGCCGTATCAGTTACTGTAGAAGCTTGCGCTCTCTGGTTGCCTGATCGAACCCCAAATGTGCTGTCTGAAGCAAAAATCATCGCAAGTGCGCCAACAAGTGTGCAAGATTATTCGGGAAACCAGCCAGTTACGGTAGTTCCTACCGTATCAGCATCGCAAACTCTACTCAGCAATGTCTCGGGGATAGTGACCGCTGACCAGTCCGGACAGGGACTTGTCTCCGGAAAAGCAGCATTTGCTGTGAACGGTCGTGCCATCATAGCGTTATCCACGTCCACGCCTTTGTACCGAAATCTAAAAATAGGCGACAGTGGTGAGGACGTGCGTGCCGTAAATAACGAGCTCAATCGTTTGGGATACAACTCCCAGCCTGAATCAGACCTATTTCAGTGGTCAACATCTGACGGCTGGCGACAGCTAATGTGGGATAACGGCAACGAATCCAACGGGGAATTATTTATTGCCGATACCCTATGGATTCCCAATACTACCGTTGCGGTTGATGCTTGGACGGCTAGGCAGGGAACTCAGACCACTGCTGGTAGCCAAGTCGGAGAGGTTCCAGGCCTTATCACCGCTCTTACCGTTAAAAACGGACAGCCTTCGCAACAGGATAGAACACTCACTGTGGCCAAGTTAACCGCTACGTTGCCAGCCGGTACTACAACAATTACAGATCCTGTTTTTCTACAGCAATTCACAAATTCCGAAGAAGTCACATCTTTGAGTCCCGAAAGTCTAACAGCTGGTCTCAGCGCGACATTATCGTTATCAAAACCGTTGCTGGTGTTGAGAGTGCCGGCAGGAGCGGTATTCGATGTGAATGGGCAGTATGGGTGCATCGCTCCGGCGTCAGGTAAAGACAAAGGGAAACCGATACGTATGGATATCGTTGGAAATGAATTAGGGGTCAGCCTACTCAAATCGGAGCAGGTCGATATACAGCAAATCCGAACAGTGATGCTAGGGGAAACGCTTAGCGGCCTTGTCTGCAAATAA
- a CDS encoding ABC transporter ATP-binding protein produces the protein MTVRRIQINDLAHKFPTTDLLFEHLNFTADQGQTVAVCGPSGSGKSTLLSILAGWEQPYAGKVEKQGIQRIRWVFQNPYGVSGRTALDHVVFPLLAQGMMRCEAESKAVEAMSLFDLEYAAQRRFSELSGGEAQRLMLARAVCSQPDLLLVDEPTAQLDMRTAHTVSRVLGHLAGQGMIVMIATHDPSTRDACSRVIDLSVYEPLQRREQS, from the coding sequence ATGACAGTACGACGCATTCAGATAAATGATTTGGCTCATAAATTCCCCACTACGGATTTACTCTTTGAGCACTTAAACTTCACCGCTGATCAAGGGCAGACAGTGGCTGTATGCGGCCCCAGCGGATCAGGGAAAAGTACTTTGCTATCAATTCTTGCCGGATGGGAGCAACCATATGCAGGCAAAGTGGAAAAACAAGGGATTCAGCGAATCAGATGGGTATTCCAGAACCCATATGGGGTATCAGGACGCACTGCGCTAGATCATGTAGTGTTTCCTCTCCTGGCTCAGGGAATGATGCGGTGTGAGGCAGAGTCCAAGGCTGTAGAAGCCATGTCTCTGTTCGATTTGGAATATGCTGCGCAACGACGATTCTCTGAGTTGTCAGGCGGAGAAGCTCAACGACTTATGTTGGCACGTGCTGTATGTTCGCAACCCGACCTGCTACTTGTGGATGAGCCCACCGCGCAATTGGATATGCGCACTGCGCACACCGTAAGTCGTGTATTAGGTCATCTCGCCGGACAGGGAATGATTGTAATGATCGCCACCCATGATCCTTCAACTCGCGACGCATGCAGCCGTGTCATCGACCTGTCCGTTTATGAACCTTTGCAACGCAGGGAACAATCATGA